The nucleotide window attAATTAAATTCAAAATTGCATTTGTCCCCATGGTTGCTACCTCCCATTAGTTTTGAGGTTAATTCCTTATAAGGCCATTTGATGCCCATCATTAAGGCCCTGTTTGGGATTATttcgcttaaaaaaaaaaaatcagtttttgtttaaaattttaaattttattgtgtttggtaaatagataaaaaacagctttaattgaaaattatcgGTCACTGGCAACCGAATTTAGAAGCAGCTTAAATGTTACTTTTAGAAGCtattgtggatcaaaacacgctctgaagttgttttatgtactgacaacaATTCACAGCCGATTATTGTCACAACACAGCAAGaacaatttttaaaaaaaaaatcacagcaatcccaaactaacccTAACTAATCTGGTCCATATGTCATTATTGGACACCAATTATTTTTTGAGAccttttttctatatatatttattgtcacgcccctgattttacacacatgataattatacatgcgtgaacgttcagtcatcaatacaaaatacctggaatcttttttcCCTTAAACCAAGTACAGACTGATGCCATGAACCCTCatagttaatatacactcgctccaaagagttatatattacacaagcttacgaattaaattgtcaacaacaaaataaaacgtaaatgttcctcagagctcactacaagcggaagtcttaataacggtaaggtcacaaaattggcttcctaccgtaatgctgctagctcgctgcctcagttttcagccccgattaccctgacctgcaggattaacccctacaccgtttgaatagtgtaccgggttgtcacacaacaaacccggtaagcttttgcaagctcgtatgagtaactcaaaacagttaacacaactcacaccagaaataaggaaaacaactcacgctttggttccttaaaacacgaaataaaggagaataactcacactttaatttcctttcaaatcaaaacatagaaaacaactcactccttggttcCTATCAATTATACCAAAATTGTACCATagaaacaacccacacttgaattctatcaataaaacatagaaaacaactcacgccttaaattctatcaataaaacatagaaaacaactcacatcttgaattctatcaattgtaccataatcgtaccatagaaagcaactcacaccttaatttctatcaataaaacatagaaaacaactcacaccttgatttctatcagtaaaacatataaaacaactcacaccttgaattctatcagttgtaccataatcgtaccatagaaagcaactcacaccttgatttctatcaaatcgttaataaggaaaacaacttgcaccttgtctccttaaaaaccattaataaggaagcaactcacaccttgttccctaaaaatacgtaatgtcatgagttatcagtAACcagttcccgttaccccatgaattacctatatggcagacagattagagctctaactgaaacgtaaccactcgtccggccaaagacgtgattacctgatattctgcccaaggtcatagaccttcgatcctcgggccgcacagtcCTTTGGAGCAAATCATTAAAGCAGTCGCACAAGACTCAAAaacattacacaaatctcaacgcttttgaaaacaatcgaaatcaacatttccataatcattgttttccgaaaagccataacacaaaacaataaagagcatcaattcatgcatattgttttcatacccaaatctcaacacttttcccaaggtcatagaccttcagtCCTCGGGCTACACAGTCCCTTCGAAcaaaacatttaaaggagtcgcactggacccaaaatgttacacaaatcacaatgctttttaaaacaaatcgaaatcaatcatttccacaatcatttgttttccaaaagccacaacccaaaataagaaaacgcatcaattcatgcctattgttttcataaatccacaaaccaccaaaacatatatatttcacgtaaatatatatctatatgtagtcatccgctcaggaatgcctagtaataccaactatagtttgcagttaataaataactctcaaaacaataaggttattcccgttcgtgaatgaacttcgtgagattattcacctcgaaactctcgctgcgtcttcaatacagaacaagacagccaatccacaaaatagccgtccaaagAGTACTAcatcacgtacctaaggaattacagctctgattcaatcaacgaatcacaaggaataacgcttcgaaaccctaaatcgaaccaaaattcccaaggtgacgccaaaagaggcgaaaccacatccgagacctcccaaagtctccggaatacgtccacgatcgatgtgaccaaaccacaagtcgatcggacaatcgaatcctcaaggatcaataaatcaacgatatgaaaccgtaaaaatcataacaaatccattcaaacttcaaaatttgcatattatatatggaaacgctcgtatcaacaagtagaacatatataataccaaaaacagttccttaaatggccggaacaccgccggaacgccgccgcAGGCGGTGGAGCACCGCCGTCGGCCAAagctcaatatttcacaaaactcccaacatcaaaaagcttcatctaagcatgcttgtgaattttcataactagctcggagtcagaaaacaagcataaaggatcgaaaactacctcacaagctttgaaaTTTTGCTCAAACtaagttgaaccgatttccacgtaaatcgatccaaacaaacaccaaggatcgatcaaggaggctgctctaagctcaaccaagaagacttgaagcctcgccgacatcggaacaaggatttccgaccggatCTGAAATCCTCAAACtacaccgccttgcagcgctgccgtggaggagaatcggccctagaggacaccagagggacgactagacggaggagacgatcccaTCTGGAAAGTTTCTTCGCCGGAGACCGCCACAGTTCACCAaaaaagtcgggtcgggtcagtcacaggcgaggagagagaacagagcgtttctgatttttccggaaatggtaaatgtgaaatgtaaatagtaagtttccgaaaatggaaactcctatttatagaactttcccaaaacttcaaatgctcataactttctcatacgaactccgatttctgcgttccacatgtccacgaactcgtatcaacgcgctctacaacttttgtgaagaaagttttcagaGATTCCCAATGcacaaaaagtcaacctttgacaaccccctaaaaccagattcttcaattaattattcgcccaaaacacttccgctccatccatgagccatgaaaccatccaataaccacaatttaaATCCGGAAAattctcggaaaataaatacgaatttccggggcatcacatttatacaacaagaagtccaaatatATCAACTAATTTGGTGTAGCTCATATAAATCTTTGGATATTAAGATTCTAGGTTCGACTCTTGGCACCGGAaaatccttttttattttttgagaacttttttctatatatttatacaacaagaagtccaaatatATCAAGTAATTCGGTGTAGCTCATACAATCTTTGGATTTTGAGATTCTATGTTCGACTCTTTGCAttggaaatttttattttattttttgagaccTTTTTCTTATATGTATTTAtacaacaagaagtccaaatatATCAACAAATCTGGTGTAGCTCATACAATCTTTGGATATTGAGATTCCAGGTTCGACTCCTAGCATTGGAAaatcttttttaattttgagacctttttcttttatgtatttatacaacaagaagtccaaatatATCAACAAATCCGGTGTAGCTCTAGCTCATACAATCTTTGGATATTGAGATTCCAGGCAAATGGATTTTATTAGGTCGGTTTCATTGATAAAGTAATatagggttcacatccaaaactaattggtTATGGATGGAGCggtccaaacccttataaatccataggcaatgtcccatttttcccatgtgggatgtatatattctcaacacgctcccgcacgtgtggcaaatttacgtggacaactttgggtgacgtggagcccgtgtggccatgAGGCATGCACatgtgggtaacccgctctgataccatgataaagtaatctggagttcacatccaaaaccaattggctatGGATGGAGTGGTCCATACCCTTATatacccataggcaaggtcaaATTTTTTCCATGTGAAATGTATGTATTCTCAACACATTCCATTGCTTATCGATCTTTACATGAAGTACCGGTATATTCATGTATTGTAGATGAACCCTACATTAATAAGAAATCACAAGATCGAACCCTATATGCACCTTCTTTGTGATGCTTAATCTCGAGATACCAATTCACCTAATATCCGCCCTTAAAAATGTAAACAACCCCTTTTCGAGTTTATCCTTAgcacaacaacaaaaattaatgGATGTTAGCAATTTCCTATATGGCAGAaaaataatacatatatatatagggtacGTTGTAATGTTGCGAGGGTACTTTTAGGTTGATAAAACAcaataattaataaataaaaaattgaatatcgaggatacaaaagaaaattgatcGAGACAGTGGGGAAGCACATGCAATTTTATCTTACCAAATTAAACAAATTTTAGTAGCTATAAGATTCAATCCAAAAGAAGAACAATTCTAGTATGTACATTTGACCGAAGAAACGTCTAATTAAGGATTTTAGACTAGTTaactaatgttttttttttaatgaatgtACGAATTTTATTGAAAGAGACTAAAAGTAGTATGAGCAGAGTCATACTGCAGTACATCGAGTATAAGACTAGGAGGTTGATGGAACCAGACCTCTTGCTGGAAAgtttcaaaagcagtagcagcaAGTCTGTGCTACTAAATTACATGAACGAGGAGCATGAACAAGTCTTGCTCCTGGAATCTCCTCTATAAGAAGCTTGATATCATCCAACAGAGCCCCGTTTTCATCTAGGTCATGGTCTGCACTGCTAATCAGCCGAACTGCTTCCAAACAATCACTTTCAATGGTGACATTTTGCAGATTCCAAGACTTAGACAAGTCCAAACCCTTCCTGATGGCAAGAAGCTCCGACTATTGTGGTGAGGCAACATGCTACACAGTGTGGGCAAAGGCTGCCATAAAACTTCCATGAGAGTCACGAAGCACCCCTCCGATTCCTCCCCTAGTTATCTGAGGCACAAAAGCGCCATCCACATTTAATTTGCACCTATCCTCACATTTCGGCTTCCAGCGCTGTTTTGGACCCCTAACACCATGACCGGCAGTTGTGTTTGTGTTCCTGGCTTGGTGGAATTCATCTAGCCATGCCATAGAGAAGAGAAGCATGCTGGATGCAGTCTGTGTTACCCCATTCCATAGTTGACTGTTTCGATTTTTCCATAAAGCCCACAGAAACATTATCAATTTTTCAAAAGTAGCCAAGTTGAGATGCATTGCACGCTCTAACAGCCACTCTTTAAAATCAATAGAGGGTAGTAATGATGCTTGCAGATTTAGATGAGGTGTAGATAACAGCTCAACTGCAACAGGACATTGACAAAATAAGTGGGATGTATCTTCTAACCTGTAATTACAGAGCAGACAATTGGCATTCCCTGTATAACCCTTGTTGAGCAAACTGGCCCGAGTTGGTAACAAATTATTTGCAGCCCTCCAGATGCAAATCTGCACTTTACCCGGTACTCGAGCTTTCCATAAAGTTTTCCAAAGCATGGCAAAGGGGTCTCCACTTGAGGTACTTGTTAAGACATCACCTATCACCGTCTCATGTGCAATCCAATAAGCAGACTTTACTGTGAATCTACCTCATTTGTCAGGACTCCAACTGAGACGATCACTTTTCACACTCCGACTTAGAGGTATAGAGAGAATCCGACTAGCAATTTCCGGATTAAAAAGAGAATTAACTCAACAAAAGAATGGAACTATTCTTATTAGATATTTAATTATCATTGATGAGAACTATTCCCGGAAATTGCTAGCCGGGTTCTATTTTGTTTGTTAACTAATGTATTTTGTATACATAGAACTATTCTTATTAGATATTTAATTATCATTAATTGTTAATCCCAACAAAATAGACTAAATACATGCATGGTCAAGTCGAGCGAGACCGTATATAAGAAGGCTAAGAAGACTTTTGATTCTTTGGAGAACATTTACAATGGTATACTATTAGCACTGGCATTACTACTTGTATATCCTTTACCCACCAATTCAAGAATATTAACAATATTTCTTCTTATTTTACTTTGCACAGGGTCTTCCTTCATTGGAGAGACCCAGAATGGTGTTTTCTTGGTGGAGAGACCCAGAATGAAGTTATGCCAGTTGGGTCATTTATGAATTACAAAATCTGGCACCTAAAGACTTAAAAGAATGATTTCTGATTTAAGGGATTATGTTCCATGATCtcttttcatcaaaaacaaTCTTTGAGATACGGCGATCAATATGAAATGAGTGTGTCAAAAAAAAACTACTTTTGTTTTTATCTGGATATAAAAGTTAATTTAGGATTATATTAAGAGTAATGGTGCGAATAATGATGAGAGTTAGAGACTTCATAGATTATAGGAGTCGGAAGTTTTAAGGTTTACAATGACGGTCTAGTACTTATATTTATTGTAATTGTCATAGTTATGCCATTGTTTAATGTATGCCTATAAATAAGTAGGCTAGTCTAGTTGAGTAAGAGAGCAATAGAGACATTTGAGAAGTATTCATCAGAGAAAATTTCTATTATCATTAGGTATTTTGAGTGTCTCTCTATATCTCTCTCTAGGAACTAGGTACATGCTTATGGGATGTACATCTTCTAAATCGTTTGTCATTTATGCATTATACCCCTATCTCCCTATCCAAATTATTTCATATTTATGCTTCTGTTAATATCAAATAAAATGGTCTCGGAGCCTTAGACTCGAACTTTTGCGTATAGTGAAAAATTGTTCAAGCGTATGCATGGGTATAATGGCATCAAGTGTGCTAGCTTGGAGCTAATTTtgaaagaacaataaaaattattcaagaaaacatgaTGCTGGAATGTTGATAATTGTTATTATTTATCGGGAAAtaataattggaggtaaaatatGATAGAAAGTTTCACATGAATTAGAGGAAAGAGTAGATTGTTTTTGGAGGGAAAATAAGATAGAAAGGAGAGAAGTGTGTTTATCCATGTCATATGAGGTTATGatagtcattttagtggtcaattTAAGTGAAATGTCTGAATTACTCATGTACTTAACGGAGGGATAACATAATATAGACAGAAAATTTAGGtacttatttgatcaatttaaaAGTTTAGGTAACATTCTCTCCGGTCTGAAAAAGTTCAGACCCCATATATCATAAAAAACTTTCCTCAAAAACTATCTTTTGAGTCCGCACTGCACCTTCCACAACCACAAGCGATTGCCTAATTGTACGTGTTCCTTCATTACCAAATACCAATTCTACCACTGAATAATGCAAGTACATTATATACATTATCCTAATTGTGGTCAAATGAATTTGAACCAATAATGGTAGAACAGGAGTGCCCCTGCTCCCAGTTCAGATTCAATATTTATAACGCCTTGCTAGGTTAGCCGTAAtctaaccactgcaagtggcctagtggttcttgtctagttgggtgtgctccccaacctaggttcgaatcccgaaactgtcaaagtggtcagacACTGTgctggagcatttcacatgcgccgaagaggtttatcttgggcctaggaagcctttgggttccccttgacaaagtcaaaaaaaggTTAGCCATAATCTGAGCATTAGTTTACAACTGGCCGGTGGCATTGttttcccatcagatcagcTTGGCCAAATTAAAGATATAATGGAGTTTGCCAACTAGCATATAGTCTAGTGGTTAAAACATTTTTCTCCAAGAAAGTTTTGAAAATGTCTCAAATTCGTTTCTTCCCTCGCCTATATATGatccaaaataaaaagggacaaTGGATCAATCAAAGACAGAATGTTGCACACAATATAATGAACAAGCAAAACTTTGTTCCAAAATCTTCAACCCATCAAATTATTCATACTTGAGAGTTACACACCCCAAACAAAGAGGAGAATAAATGAATAGATCGAATCCAATGTTAAACATCATAAGAACAAGTCTCAACAGAGAATTGGAGTGAGTTAATGTTGCCATCGTACGTCACCCTCATATTTTGCTGATGCCAGGCTCCAAGTATACTCTTCCCATTTCCAGGCAACAACGCAACACAAAAGTAGCCTCCCTGCTGATCATAAAAATTCACATATTTCGGATCCACAATATAATCCGCATCCTCAAAATGATATGTCATGCTGGTAAATTGATTAAAATCTTGAGGATACTTGTAACACAATGCAAACCCTTGAGGCACTTTACCAATCCTCGTAAGCTGCTGGAAAGAATTATAATAGCTCTGAAACGCAGACATCACCTGCCTGTAGGCGTTGCGTCCGCCTTGGGCATTTTGATCGATCTGAGGTATCAGTGCACCGGAGTCAACGATGCAGCCGCCTGAACCATCTGGCCTCTCCGTAAAGGTACCTGGGGGAAACCCTAGCTTGCGAAATCCGACACTTATGTCCaacaaatttaattgaaagtaatGGGATCGGGGTGTTGGTACAAAAGGAGTTGTCTGAATATTCGAGGATGGGTGGGGAATATCATCCCCAAACCTTACCAGACTTGGTGCCTGCTGTGCTTGAGTGAAAGGTACCAAGCAATATGAGAAACGTTTGTGTGTCACATCAGACAACTGTGAAGCCAATGAATCTGGAGACAAGCTCAATCCCATGACCCCTGAAATGACACCACCTTTTGCAAATTGAACGTTTCCGCTATACTTTGAGCATCCAAAAACAATTTGACCAATTCGAGTAGTAGTGGCGGTGTCGACTGGAAATGTGAATGTTTCCATGGAAGCGATGCCTGCAGTGGATGCCCCTCCACCGTAGTTAATGTTGTAGACACACTCATCATTGACACATATGTAGAGGGGACGGTCGCCTTGACAAAAAGGGTGGCTGCAAGGAAGCTTTTGATAAGTGCTGGATTTACTCGAATCGAACATGGGAGTTCTTTGCGGATAGCAATTTAAGCAAGGTAGGCACTGCGTCCAGATTAGGCCACCGCCAGTGTCTAGAAGCAGGAACACTCCTGTGGCTGGAGTTCCAACACCTACCTGCACCGTGTAGAAGAAGTTATCACGAAGCAAAGTGAGACGTATGTTTTCGGGGTACAAGATGGTTGCATTTGGAGACGAAGTTAGTTCCACATAGCGAGCCCTGGCTCGGGAGAACTCGATCAATCTTTCGATTCGTTCAAGTGTAGTGAGATTTCCTGGGTACAGAGGAGACTGGGGGGAGTCTCTGGGGATGAGCTTGAGGCTGAAACCATTAGGTTTCGAAAGTGTTTGATGGAACGCAGAGACTGCAATGAGGAAAAAGATTAAAACGGGTTGGGAAGCTGCTGCCATTTTCGAATCTCAAAGAGCAAATCTGTGAAAATGAAGCATTTGGGAAATGGTTTATATTAGATCACTAGATGCCTATCTGAGGTCCTGCAAACATCATGAtgtctttttcctttttggtttaAACTGTGTAAAAGCTATGAAAATttaccattttaaaaattattCGGTAATAGGTAACAGCTGAGATATTTAATACGTTAGATTTTGCTATTTATGTCCTTTTGCGATGCACGTACTTTCGAAACCATTATGTCCTTTTGCATGCACATACTTTTGTTTCCTTTTGTGCCTCTGAGGAattaattttggttttctttctgTATCTGAATCGGTCATTGTGTCAGTGCTCCATAACAGTCAAATAATATGCTTAAAGAATTTTTCTGTCACTTTAATTAGGTATTTAATTTAGAGGAGAAATTAGAGCATTTCCAATCACTTCTCAAAAGTTAAATCTCCATAAGTTTTCTTctgtgttttgtttgtttgaagcAATATTATGAAAATATATTAACGGCATTGCTGTTGATGGCCGTtaactaccaaaaaaaaatacttcggcaaaaagataaataaacaaATTCAAAGCATATGCTCATCCATTCCTAATGAAGCCGTTATTTGCTTGTTGAAAGCTTTTGATTAGAAAGTTGACTTTTGAGTATGGCAATTAACATGTTATTACATTTCTTATGCTCGCACTTCTCTTAAAAAGAGTTAATTTTTATATTCAACTATTCAATTACACTCGACCATTTTAATAAGTTGAATGATAAAAAAGCATCTCTCTTTTACATAACACAATTGATGGCACTATTAATTTTCTGATTCACTGTCCTTTTAGGTTTAGCTCTCAAGTTTTGAATTCCCAGCCCTGGGTTCCAATCACACTAACATAGCTTAAGGGATAGGTAATACCCAAAAAGCCTTCGTACACAGGCTCCTGCAATGATGGCTTAACACCTACCTAGTTAACCAATGGGATATGGGGCATTGTCAAATTACCACAGGCAGTTCGAGTGGATGATCAAAAATGGTTTGCTCTTGAACCCTAATGGTTTTGGAACTAGTTAGGTATAGACATTGAAAAAAGTAAAGAAATTGTTAAGCGTATATAGTTTTCTGGTGACTCTGGTCATACTAGGGAGGATAAAATTTTCAAGAACCGAACAGTTGAaacataaaacttttttttttttaatctcaacccttttttattagaaacatTTATTTAATCTCAGTCCTCGATACTAAATCTAAAGATTGCGCTACGACTTATGACCATGAATTCTTGAGCACATTTCTCATTCCATAAGATATTTACAAGCAAAAGTGTTGACTCGAGGCATCCCAAACCTCGTGTCAACGCTTTTCCTCTTCACCAAATGTCACCACGGCAACTAGTAAATAATAAAGCTCAGATGAACTCTTTCTGATAAAAATAACTGTCAAATAACCACATCCAAGAGTAGACATAAGAGTTCTATCTAGAGAGAAATGCTGAGGGTAAGAATAAGCCATTGGCCAATCAGTCTTCAAAATGTAATGAATAGTCCCCCAAGACCGTCGTGATCAGAATGTTGAGCCGTTAAAGCCGAAGAATGGCCGCTGAAACAGAAAAGATGATCGCATAAACTGATTAGTAAACAATAAGAGCAAATCATTACTGAATAAGCATTGTTGAGATAAGAGCCAGGTAATAACTTTCACATACTACTACCAAAGACACTCAAAAACCATATTTACTGATTAGAATGTAAACGGAATCAAATATAGACTGATGTAAGTGATCTATATTAATTCGTTCGATTAGCGCATTAGGATTATATTCTGATTATCAGATTGGAAAGCAACATCCATATCCAGAAAACCTGTCTTTGAAATTTAAACTAGTTAGCACCAAAACGATGCAGAAAACAGTATTTGCAAGGCCAGATACGAAGCATCAAATACTGAAGACTAGTGGAGTGGAGTAGCAAAAGTTGTATGTGCCTATAAACTGATtctaaaacaaaacaatgatGGTACTGACCTGAACGTCATAAAATTTGATGTAGAAGCGGGAGCTATCTATGGAAAGCTTGGTCTCCAGAATCTCCGCAATAGTTGAACTCAGCTTCCCATTAACACTGGGTCCAATACCCCCAATGGAGATCAACTCCCCATACGCAGCGGGCTCTTCCGTGCCGGCAAACGCAATCGGCACGCTCCCATTGAGCAAAATCATCACATACTGAAGAAAACAGAGAGTAAACATGAATATGATTGAACTGCAGAAATTACTCTACCATAAATTGGTTCAGTACTTTCATCGAACACCTTATGTGCACACCCAGAACAAGAGAAAAGATAGAAGACGGGAAAGAGTGAGGAGAGGGAGAGACTTAACGGACTCGGGTTTGCCGATGATTTTGGCGACGGCTTTGGTGGCGTCCTTGAGAATGTCAGAGGCTATCACTGCATCCACTGGGACATTCGTGAACAGGTTCAGCGTCGGCatctttagtttttcttttttttttttgggttcttttGAATTCGAAAATTTGAGagcggaggaagaagaagaaagcttcGTGTGTTTAAGAATGGGTGGTTTCAAAAGAGCGGCTTGTAGATAACACCATATATATTATAGTCTCAGGAAGAGGAGGAGCCGAGTGTAGTCTTCTTCAGTCACAACGGTGCTGGTTTAATTCTTATCTTGGCTTCTTCTGCTATCCCGGCCGTTATTGAGGTTTTAGTCTTAGCAAGAAAatgtcacttttttttttcttttccttttttgatgtatttgtaaaatatattgaactgaaaaaaaaaacacagatttTCCATCGCAGTTTTAATAGTTTTTAAGAAAGAAAACAGTTTAAGCCAAAAAAttgaaccaaaacaaaaatcttgAAATGGAATAATTAAGGCGTATGTAACCAAATCATTTGGTTAATGGTGTAGTTCTTACAAAGTCGTTAAATTTTTATGTCTAAATTTAGTgccattcaattttttttccaatGAAGTTTCAACGAGGCCTCACATAAATATTGATTATCCACATTTTTGAAATAGTGAATTGAGTTTGGCGTGTAAGAATATAGCTTTAAAAGTATAGAAGGTTCTCTTTCTCTGGGAATATTAGATTTTTGTCCCAAAAAAAACAAGATTGGATTGAGTAATTTCATCTTCCACCATTTGATTAAgtttattatattaaaaattgAGTTCAATAATATG belongs to Rosa chinensis cultivar Old Blush chromosome 4, RchiOBHm-V2, whole genome shotgun sequence and includes:
- the LOC112198899 gene encoding aspartic proteinase nepenthesin-1 yields the protein MAAASQPVLIFFLIAVSAFHQTLSKPNGFSLKLIPRDSPQSPLYPGNLTTLERIERLIEFSRARARYVELTSSPNATILYPENIRLTLLRDNFFYTVQVGVGTPATGVFLLLDTGGGLIWTQCLPCLNCYPQRTPMFDSSKSSTYQKLPCSHPFCQGDRPLYICVNDECVYNINYGGGASTAGIASMETFTFPVDTATTTRIGQIVFGCSKYSGNVQFAKGGVISGVMGLSLSPDSLASQLSDVTHKRFSYCLVPFTQAQQAPSLVRFGDDIPHPSSNIQTTPFVPTPRSHYFQLNLLDISVGFRKLGFPPGTFTERPDGSGGCIVDSGALIPQIDQNAQGGRNAYRQVMSAFQSYYNSFQQLTRIGKVPQGFALCYKYPQDFNQFTSMTYHFEDADYIVDPKYVNFYDQQGGYFCVALLPGNGKSILGAWHQQNMRVTYDGNINSLQFSVETCSYDV
- the LOC112197438 gene encoding macrophage migration inhibitory factor homolog; protein product: MPTLNLFTNVPVDAVIASDILKDATKAVAKIIGKPESYVMILLNGSVPIAFAGTEEPAAYGELISIGGIGPSVNGKLSSTIAEILETKLSIDSSRFYIKFYDVQRPFFGFNGSTF